A segment of the Sphingomicrobium flavum genome:
TAATGATCGACGACACAATCGAAAGAGCGAAGAGCCCCGGTGCAATGTCGAAGAAAATAAGGTTAGCTTCCGAGGCAATCGGGACAACTGCCAAGATGGTGGTGGCGCCAGCCAAGCCGCCGACGCGAAATGCACGCCTTTTCGTGAAGATGGCTGCAGCGCATCCAAGCAAGGCAATAATGAGTGCTGGAATCCAACCCAGATGGACAGGATCGCCCTGCTTCAATGTTTCGGCACCGATAATCTGGACATAGACGCCAGCATCGCGGCCTTTGCCCGGAATATAGACCTGGTCCCCAAGTTGCATCACGCCGATGCCCACGATAACGGTCTTGCCCTTGATCTTCTCGAGCGATGAGTCGTCGCGCAGCAAGTCAACGACGCTCATTTTCGGAATGCTCTCATATTGGATCGAGTAATCCAGCATGAACTTCTCGCCTACGGGGCCGTTCACATCGGCCATTTTGGCGGCGAAGCTCGGCAGAACGCGCCCGTCCATCTGCTCCTGATAATACAGCTCCCAAACGGCAGTCTGGAAATTGAAGTAGGCGTTAATTGACCCGAGATCAGCCGCTTGCTGAAAATCGTCGTCCGGAAGTTCGAGGATCGAGCCGTTATCGGACTTATGCCGGTCTTCCAGCGCCGCGATTGTGACATTGCCGGCACGCTGAAGAGCGGTCTTGAACTTTTCGTCTGCGACAGGGTCGGTCTGGCCAGCAAAGACGATGTCAAAGAACACACTTTTGGCGCCCGCCTCCCTCGTCCGATCGACGATGTCCGCGTGGACCGACCTCGACCAAGGGAAAGCGCCGATACTCTCGACGCTTTCGCGGTCAATCTCGACTAGGATGATATCACCGCTGGCATCATCAGCATGAGCCAGATTGCGCAGCGCGCGCAGCACGTCATCGAGCGGCTGGCCGAAGGAGATGAGGCCAAACAGCAGGGAGAGCGCAGCCGTCCAGATGAACAGCTTGGGCGTCGTCTTCTTTGCGCTTTTGGCGCTTTTGTCCGGGCGCTTGGCCATGGGTCGATCCTGCAATTGCTAGGGCCCTTGTGCCTGCAAAAGGTTATTAAACGATAAACCTCGATCCGGTTAACCACCCGCAACGGACGGTAAAACGCCCTCTCGACAGTCGGGCCGTGCCTTGTCACAACAGGCGCAACGCAAAAGGGGGGTGCCCGAATGGATTTTGTCTCCATCCTGTCGATCTTCGTACTGAGCTGTTTCGTCGGCTATTATGTGGTCTGGTCGGTAACCCCGGCGCTGCACACGCCGCTCATGGCGGTAACCAACGCCATCTCCTCGGTCATCATCGTTGGCGGCCTGATCGCCGCAGCCGCGGCGGGCGTGCCGGGCGCCAAATGGCTGGGGCTTGCCGCTGTTGTGCTCGCTTCGATCAACATCTTCGGCGGCTTCGCCGTCACGCAGCGCATGCTGGCGATGTACAAGAAGACGGAGCGTAAGTGATGACGCTCTTGCTAGCATCGTCCGCCGCCGCTGTTCCGGCCTGGGTATTGGTCGCCTATCTGGTGGCCGGGGTTTGCTTCATCCTCGCGCTGCGCGGGCTGTCGAGCCCTGAAAGCAGTCGGCGCGGCAACACTTATGGCATGCTTGGCATGGGCATTGCCGTGGTCACCACCCTGGCGACGCACGACCTAGCGAGCATCGCCGAAATCGGCATCGCCATCGCCATCGGCGCTGTGATCGGTATCACCACCGCGCGCCGCATCGCCATGACCGCCATGCCGCAGCTAGTCGCCGCCTTTCATAGCCTCGTCGGCATGGCAGCAGTGCTGGTGGCGGCAGCGGCCTTTCTCAACCCCGACGCCTTCGGCATTTCGGGCACCGACGGCGATATCCTGACCGTCAGCCGTGTTGAGATGGCACTGGGTGCTGCCATCGGCGCGATCACTTTCTCCGGCTCGGTCATCGCCTTTGCCAAATTGAACGGCAACATGTCGGGCGCGCCGATCCTGCTGCCTGCGCGCCACGTCATCAATCTTGGCACCATCGCGGCGATCATCGTCCTGACTGGGCTCTATGCCATGAGCGACGTGGCCGGTGCGGGTGAGGGGATGCTCTTCTGGATCATCGTCGGGCTGGCCTTCGCGGTCGGCTTCTTGCTGATCATCCCGATCGGCGGTGCGGACATGCCGGTCGTCGTGTCGATGCTCAACAGCTATTCGGGCTGGGCGGCTGCCGCGATGGGCTTTACGCTCGGCAACACCGCGATGATCATCACCGGCGCGTTGGTTGGCTCCTCGGGCGCAATCCTCTCCTACATCATGTGCAAGGCGATGAATCGCAGCTTCATCAGCGTCATCGCCGGCGGCTTCGGACAGGACGCTTCTGGCGGGGGCGACAAGGGGCCCGCGATTGATCGTCCTTACAAGGCCGGCAGCGCGGAAGATGCCGCCTTCCTGCTCGGCCAGGCTGACAAGGTCATCATCGTGCCGGGCTACGGCATGGCGGTGGCGCAGGCGCAGCATGTGCTGCGCGAAATGTCCGATCAATTGAAGGAAAAGGGTGTGGAGGTGAAATATGCCATCCACCCCGTCGCCGGTCGCATGCCGGGGCATATGAATGTGCTGCTGGCCGAAGCGAACGTGCCCTATGACGAGGTGTTCGAGCTGGAGGATATTAACAGCGAATTCGCGCAGGCCGACGTCGCTTTCGTGATCGGCGCCAATGACGTCACCAATCCAGCGGCCAAGACCGATAAGACCTCGCCCATTTACGGCATGCCCGTACTGGACGTGGAAAAAGCGCGAACCACGCTGTTCATCAAGCGATCGATGGGCGGTGCGGGCTATGCCGGGGTCGAGAATGAGGTCTTTTTCCGCGACAACACCATGATGCTGCTTGCGGACGCGAAGAAAATGGTTGAAGAGATTGTGAAGGCGCTCGACTAAAAGGCGAGGCCGTACAGACGCTTACTGGGTTAAAGCCCCCAGCCGGTCGCGCCGGTTGTGGGCGCATCGGAGGGGAAAAGGGCTTTGCGCAAGCTGGGCATGATCGGCGGGACGAGCTGGAATTCGACCGCGCTTTACTACAATCACATCAACCGCATGGTGGCGCGCCAATTGGGTGGGCTGTCGAGCGCGCGCATGGTCATCGAGAGCCTGGATCTTGCGCCTTACGCCGCTGCCCAGCAGCGCGGCGATGTGGAGGAAGCTGAGCGTCACATCATCGCCGCCGGGCTGACGCTGGTGGCGGGCGGCGCGGAGGCGATCCTGATCGGCTCCAACACCACCCACAAATATGCACCGGCCGTCGAGGATGCGACCAAATTGCCCGTGCTGCATATCGCCGATGCTACCATCGCCCAGCTGAAAAAGGACGGGCGCCGAAAAATCGCTTTGCTGGGCACCCGCTTCACCATGACCGAGGATTTTGCCCGCGAACGCTACGAGGCGGCGGGGTTCGAACTGATGCCGATCGCGCCCGACTGGATCACCACGGTCGACCGCATCATCTTCAATGAACTGGCCAAGGGCGATGTGCGCCGCGAAAGCCAGCGCGCCTTCAAGACGCTGTTCACCGAACTGGTCCGCCAGCGCGCCGATGCGGTGGTGCTGGCCTGTACCGAACTGGTGCTTGCCATCGATGCCAAGGCGAACATTCTGCCCGTCTACGACACCACCGAAATCCACGCGCGCGCGGCGGTCGAATGGATGCTCGCGAATGAGGCGAGGGCCGCCGCCTAGCGGATCACAAAATCGGTAACGGTGAAGCGTGACGGCGCCGTCGCGAACACGCCGTGGCCGCGTAAACCTTGGCTGCCGAATACCAAGCCGACCCGGCCGGCATTGCGTAGCGCATCTTCGAAGGCGCGCGGGTAGCTCGCCGCTGTCCTGCCGCCGGAGACGCCGACCCAGCGCGGATCGTCGAGATTGACGGACATCTCAAAGCGGCCGGGCGCCAGCTGCTTCACGGTCGCTGCCGGAGCATACCAGCGGTAGAATAGATAGCGCCCCTGGCCCGACCAATTGTCGCCCCGCCGCTGGAAGTAAAGCGAGACCGTCCCGATCTGGTCAGGGTTGGCTTGGGGCACGAACCGCGTGCCGCGCGGCGCGTCGACCGTGTAGCGTACGCTGATCGTGCGCGCACCCGCCAGCGACCGCACCGGCGTGGTGACATAATGGACATGTCCCGCACGCTTGCTGGCATAGGGAAAGTCGAAGACGAACCCGCCATTGCCGAATTCCGAGGCATAGCGCGGCATATTGTATGAATAGTTGCGCCCTTGGGCGATCGGCCCGATTTCCCAGGTGCCTTCAGCCAGGCTGCCACCGAAAATCTGGGCGATGGCGCGGCGCGCATCGTCGGGCGAGGAGGCCGTCGCGGGGGTAGCAGCTAGCGTGGCCACAGCCATAAAAGTCACGATCTTTTTCATGATGGTACGATAGGTTGGAGCAACTGACGCCAAGCTGAATGACGCGGCAATCAGGCTGAAAGGAAGGTGACAATCCGACGCCGTATCATTAGAAATAAGTGAACGTTCACATTGGAGATGATTATGCTGTCATTCCTGCTCGCCGTCAGCCTCGTCACAAGCCACCCGCTCAACAGCGATCGTGAACTGCTATTCGCGGATGAATTTAACGCCGGGCAGTTGGACCGCGACAAATGGATCGTGATCGGCCCTGAATTCTGGGTCAATAATGAGCAGCAGGCATATGTGGACAGTCCAGAAACCATCCAGTTCGTCGACGACATGGAAGGCGCCGATGGCGGGGTCATGGCGCTCAAGCCCAAATGGGCACCGGGCACCCAAGTGCCCGGCGTCCGGGTCGCCGACTTCGTATCGGGACGGGTCGAGAGCAAGGGCAAGTTCGATTTCACCTATGGCCGCGCCGAAGCCCGCATCAAGCTGACCGATCATGTCGGGGTCTGGCCGGCCTGGTGGCTGCTGGGCAACGGTCAGTGGCCCGACACGGGCGAGATCGACGTGCTCGAATATGTCGGCGAAAAAGACTGGATCGGGGTGGCCGTCCACGGTCCCGGCTATTCGGGCGACGAAGGGCCGGTGAACCGTTATTATTTCCAGGAGGGCGATGTCACCGACTGGAATGTCTACGCCGTCGAATGGACCGAGGATGAGATGGTCTTCATGGTCAATGACGATGTGGCCTATCGCGTGACGCGGTTGGCGATCGAGTTCCTCGGCGAATGGCGATTCGACAATCCCAAATATCTGCTTTTGAACTTCGCGCTGGGCGGGGCCTACCCGGTCAAGGTCAACAACCTCACCGACGCCAAATATCCGGGCATGCCGAACGAAACGGTGGAAGCGGTCAAGCGCGGTGAGCCCGCCATGTATGTGGACTGGGTGCGCGTCTGGGCGCCCGAGACGGAGTAAGTTTCGGCGAGCCAGAGCCTAGGCGTTCATGCTAGAAACGCTGCATGGATCAATGGACCCGCATTCTCATCGGTGCCGTCGTGGTGGTTATAATCTTCGCGGCGATCATCGTCGCGCAGCGTCGCCTGGGCACTGCTTCCCTGGAGCAGGACGGCTGGAAACGGCTGCGCCAGGGTGCCTTCCACTGGATCGGGCTGGTGGTCGTGATCGGGCTGGTCGCGGCGACGGCCATCGCGATGGCGACGGGATCGATCGAAGGTATCGACAGCGACAATGAATGGATCATCATCGGCGCGGTGCTGACCATGATGATGGTCCTGTCTTTATTCGCTTTCTTCGTCGCCAAGGCGCGCAGCTTCTGGTGGCGCGACGGCATCCTCGAGATCCGCAAGGGGAAGGCCGTCGTATGGCAGCGATCGCTCGACAGCGTGACGCATGTAACGCCCTGGCCCAACGGCACCACCACCCAGCTGCGCTTTGGTGATGGCGAGACGATCATGCTGCCCAATCAAATGCACGGCTTTGCCGAATTGCTCGAGGAAATCGAGCGCGTGCAGCGGCCCGTCGAACCGACGATCCGCACGACATCTGACTGAGCACTCGCATCAGCCGGCAAAACTTCCTATCCCATCGCTCGTGAGCAAGGCCGACCGACCCGACCAGCCCGGCGCCAAGGAGCGTTTCGACGAGGAAAAGGCGACCGCGACCGTCAAGGGCGCGGGGACGCCCGATCTCGATGCCGGGATCAAGGCGATCAAAAACGTGATGAAGACACTGCCCGCGCGGCCCGGCGTCTATCGCATGCACGATGCCAAGGGCGATGTACTTTACGTGGGCAAGGCGCGGGCGCTGAAAAACCGGGTGACGAATTACACGCAGGTCGCGCGTCTGTCCAAGCGGCTCCAGCGGATGGTGGCGCAGACGCGTTCACTCACCATCGTCACGACCCGCACGGAGGCCGAGGCGCTGCTACTGGAGGCACAGCTGATCAAGCGCTTCCGCCCGCCCTACAATGTGCTGCTGCGCGACGATAAGAGCTTCCCCTTCATCCTGCTGCGCGAAGACCATGATTTTCCGCAGGTGCGGCTGCATCGTGGGGCGCGGCGGACCAAGGGGCAATATTACGGTCCATTTGCCAGCGCGGGATCGGTAAGGCGCACGTTGAATGCGTTGCAGAAGATGTTCCTGCTGCGCAGCTGCTCGGATGGCTTTTTT
Coding sequences within it:
- a CDS encoding NAD(P) transhydrogenase subunit alpha → MDFVSILSIFVLSCFVGYYVVWSVTPALHTPLMAVTNAISSVIIVGGLIAAAAAGVPGAKWLGLAAVVLASINIFGGFAVTQRMLAMYKKTERK
- a CDS encoding glycoside hydrolase family 16 protein: MLSFLLAVSLVTSHPLNSDRELLFADEFNAGQLDRDKWIVIGPEFWVNNEQQAYVDSPETIQFVDDMEGADGGVMALKPKWAPGTQVPGVRVADFVSGRVESKGKFDFTYGRAEARIKLTDHVGVWPAWWLLGNGQWPDTGEIDVLEYVGEKDWIGVAVHGPGYSGDEGPVNRYYFQEGDVTDWNVYAVEWTEDEMVFMVNDDVAYRVTRLAIEFLGEWRFDNPKYLLLNFALGGAYPVKVNNLTDAKYPGMPNETVEAVKRGEPAMYVDWVRVWAPETE
- a CDS encoding aspartate/glutamate racemase family protein, with the protein product MRKLGMIGGTSWNSTALYYNHINRMVARQLGGLSSARMVIESLDLAPYAAAQQRGDVEEAERHIIAAGLTLVAGGAEAILIGSNTTHKYAPAVEDATKLPVLHIADATIAQLKKDGRRKIALLGTRFTMTEDFARERYEAAGFELMPIAPDWITTVDRIIFNELAKGDVRRESQRAFKTLFTELVRQRADAVVLACTELVLAIDAKANILPVYDTTEIHARAAVEWMLANEARAAA
- a CDS encoding NAD(P)(+) transhydrogenase (Re/Si-specific) subunit beta, translating into MTLLLASSAAAVPAWVLVAYLVAGVCFILALRGLSSPESSRRGNTYGMLGMGIAVVTTLATHDLASIAEIGIAIAIGAVIGITTARRIAMTAMPQLVAAFHSLVGMAAVLVAAAAFLNPDAFGISGTDGDILTVSRVEMALGAAIGAITFSGSVIAFAKLNGNMSGAPILLPARHVINLGTIAAIIVLTGLYAMSDVAGAGEGMLFWIIVGLAFAVGFLLIIPIGGADMPVVVSMLNSYSGWAAAAMGFTLGNTAMIITGALVGSSGAILSYIMCKAMNRSFISVIAGGFGQDASGGGDKGPAIDRPYKAGSAEDAAFLLGQADKVIIVPGYGMAVAQAQHVLREMSDQLKEKGVEVKYAIHPVAGRMPGHMNVLLAEANVPYDEVFELEDINSEFAQADVAFVIGANDVTNPAAKTDKTSPIYGMPVLDVEKARTTLFIKRSMGGAGYAGVENEVFFRDNTMMLLADAKKMVEEIVKALD